The following proteins come from a genomic window of Micromonospora echinofusca:
- a CDS encoding zinc ribbon domain-containing protein: MIPAPARVGLATTNDPYLLRNLIWCGPCDVPMYPNPAWGQRTYKCGLGCRRIALPADAIESVTWTAAERRATLDAIAPPCRQSVLELLLVKVIVVSDAPDDLAFVWRT; this comes from the coding sequence ATGATCCCCGCGCCGGCCCGGGTGGGTCTCGCCACCACCAACGACCCGTACCTGCTGCGGAACCTGATCTGGTGCGGCCCGTGCGACGTGCCGATGTACCCCAACCCCGCGTGGGGGCAGCGCACCTACAAGTGCGGCCTCGGCTGCCGCCGGATCGCGCTGCCCGCCGACGCCATCGAGTCGGTGACCTGGACCGCCGCCGAGCGCCGGGCCACCCTCGACGCGATCGCCCCGCCCTGCCGGCAGTCCGTCCTGGAGCTGCTGCTGGTCAAGGTGATCGTCGTCAGCGACGCGCCCGACGACCTCGCGTTCGTGTGGCGCACCTGA
- a CDS encoding peptidoglycan recognition protein family protein — protein MDIISRAEWGARPPESRSTVPWSKRTVFMGHYSAASATQTPRQIQDFHMRVRNWSDIGYNFLINSVSGLIYEGRGWTTVGAHCAGHNTEAIGVCIIGKDQKGRQDVSDAARRAFKWLYEEANDRKGKRLTLLGHRDRGSTECPGDEIYSWLKAGLPIVGSPTPRPSPKPSAGTKPAPGTPVAFPLPAGWYFGPASGPDYSVSGKHERYFRGRTDRAWLKDWATQLGRRGWSVGKGRRWLGGAGNDGIYGSEYRALILAFQDDQGLREDGLLGVNTWNAAFRNPVS, from the coding sequence GTGGACATCATCAGCCGCGCCGAATGGGGCGCCCGGCCACCCGAGTCCCGCTCCACCGTGCCCTGGTCCAAGCGGACCGTCTTCATGGGCCACTACTCGGCCGCAAGCGCAACGCAGACGCCACGCCAGATCCAGGACTTCCACATGCGGGTCCGGAACTGGTCGGACATCGGCTACAACTTCCTCATCAACTCCGTTAGCGGCCTCATCTACGAGGGCCGCGGGTGGACGACGGTGGGCGCGCACTGCGCCGGCCACAACACCGAGGCCATCGGCGTCTGCATCATCGGCAAGGACCAGAAGGGCCGCCAGGACGTCTCCGACGCCGCCCGCCGCGCCTTCAAGTGGCTCTACGAGGAAGCCAACGACCGCAAGGGCAAGCGGCTCACGCTCCTCGGCCACCGCGACCGCGGGTCCACCGAATGCCCCGGCGACGAGATCTACTCCTGGCTCAAGGCAGGCCTGCCCATCGTCGGGAGCCCGACGCCGCGGCCGTCGCCGAAGCCGTCGGCGGGCACGAAGCCCGCGCCCGGCACGCCGGTCGCGTTCCCGTTGCCCGCCGGCTGGTACTTCGGGCCGGCGTCCGGCCCGGACTACTCGGTGTCCGGCAAGCACGAGCGCTACTTCCGGGGCCGCACTGACCGGGCCTGGCTCAAGGACTGGGCCACCCAGCTCGGCCGCCGGGGCTGGTCGGTCGGCAAGGGCCGCCGCTGGCTCGGCGGGGCCGGCAACGACGGCATCTACGGCTCGGAGTACCGCGCGCTGATCCTGGCCTTCCAGGACGACCAGGGCCTCCGCGAAGACGGCCTCCTCGGCGTCAACACCTGGAACGCCGCCTTCCGCAACCCGGTCAGCTAG
- a CDS encoding DUF2637 domain-containing protein, with protein sequence MEKTNLPERPSKGAWVVAWSAFVAGIGASLAANIAHAGAGVGQKFVAGWPPLALLLCSEVMMRVPAPRHPLARGTQIVGTVIVAGVAAVASYRHMKALALAYGEDSLTASTLPLSVDGLALVASIGLTVLAHQRRTAVAAERALAMAAAGASVPPAPVPPPAAVASVPLPAAEPLPLPDPVPLRAADADPVPLPAAEPEPVPLRAADADPVPLPAAEPEPAAEPEPVPLPAVDADPVPLPAADPEPLPAADPEPVPLPAAEPVPLPDPVPLPAAEAEPVPDLDPALEPDPVSLPEGLPVPLPAAARVPMPRMDAVVPPEPWPNRQQQELPLPPPDPVPVSPDAAAEELWAAARKEWRDSVAAGRPLTGQALGQKFRRSERWGRNRIKEARAELQAMKTAGDVADETDEQEARVPAGAGVA encoded by the coding sequence GTGGAGAAGACCAACCTGCCGGAGCGGCCAAGCAAGGGCGCGTGGGTAGTCGCCTGGTCGGCATTCGTTGCCGGCATCGGCGCGTCCCTCGCGGCGAACATCGCGCACGCCGGTGCCGGCGTCGGGCAGAAGTTCGTTGCCGGCTGGCCGCCGCTGGCGCTCCTGCTGTGCTCCGAAGTGATGATGCGGGTGCCGGCACCGCGGCACCCGCTGGCGAGGGGCACGCAGATCGTCGGGACGGTGATCGTTGCCGGGGTCGCCGCAGTCGCCAGCTACCGGCACATGAAGGCCCTGGCCCTGGCCTATGGCGAGGACAGCCTTACGGCGAGCACCCTGCCGCTGTCCGTCGACGGCCTGGCGCTGGTGGCGTCGATCGGGCTGACGGTGCTCGCGCACCAGCGGCGCACGGCGGTCGCAGCCGAGCGCGCCCTCGCCATGGCGGCTGCCGGCGCGTCGGTGCCGCCGGCCCCGGTGCCGCCGCCTGCCGCTGTCGCCTCGGTGCCGCTGCCGGCCGCCGAGCCCTTGCCGCTGCCGGACCCGGTGCCGCTGCGGGCGGCCGACGCCGACCCGGTGCCGTTGCCGGCGGCCGAGCCCGAGCCGGTGCCGCTGCGGGCGGCCGACGCCGACCCGGTGCCGTTGCCGGCTGCCGAGCCCGAGCCGGCTGCCGAGCCCGAGCCGGTGCCGCTGCCGGCGGTCGACGCCGACCCGGTGCCGTTGCCGGCGGCCGACCCCGAGCCGTTGCCGGCGGCCGACCCCGAGCCCGTGCCGCTGCCGGCGGCCGAGCCCGTGCCGCTGCCGGACCCGGTGCCGCTGCCGGCGGCCGAGGCCGAGCCGGTGCCGGATCTGGACCCCGCGCTGGAGCCCGACCCGGTGTCGCTGCCGGAAGGGCTGCCGGTGCCGCTGCCGGCGGCGGCCCGGGTGCCGATGCCGCGCATGGACGCGGTGGTGCCGCCCGAGCCGTGGCCGAACCGGCAGCAGCAGGAGCTGCCGCTGCCGCCGCCCGACCCGGTGCCGGTGTCCCCGGACGCGGCGGCCGAGGAGCTGTGGGCTGCCGCCCGCAAGGAGTGGCGGGACTCAGTGGCCGCCGGGCGCCCGCTGACCGGCCAGGCCCTCGGCCAGAAGTTCCGCCGGAGCGAGCGGTGGGGTCGGAACCGCATCAAGGAGGCGCGGGCCGAGCTCCAGGCGATGAAGACAGCCGGC
- a CDS encoding helix-turn-helix domain-containing protein, which yields MISPLARRLRLGTAIRELRDQAGLTGTELGRAAGLDRTAVSKVENGERRPLDTILKLLDVLVPESDERYRGLQRVARDGLAKGWWTNLEYAGMGDRQAKTADIESGARTIREYQNSLLPGLVQTEAYSRHRGQVALDDGADFDLNGTVAGRMRRQQQISGPDGSEYDVVLEPQAIERLPVPPTVMREQLQHLLTLATTRENVRVRVLPVDARLGRGYVPRSPFSLYAYPDPEDLTLVAVDTVTADLLVTDPREADRYARLFDQLRDAALSEEDSADLIQKAADKLAAEA from the coding sequence GTGATCAGCCCCCTCGCCCGCCGTCTTCGACTCGGCACCGCCATCCGCGAGCTGCGGGACCAAGCCGGGCTCACCGGCACCGAACTCGGCCGCGCGGCGGGGCTGGACCGGACCGCGGTGAGCAAGGTCGAGAACGGCGAGCGCCGGCCGCTCGACACGATCCTCAAGCTCCTCGACGTCCTCGTGCCCGAGAGCGACGAGCGGTACCGCGGACTCCAGCGCGTCGCCCGCGACGGCCTCGCCAAGGGCTGGTGGACGAACCTCGAGTACGCCGGGATGGGCGACCGGCAGGCCAAGACCGCCGACATCGAGAGCGGCGCCCGCACCATCCGCGAGTACCAGAACTCGCTGCTTCCCGGCCTCGTGCAGACCGAGGCGTACTCCCGCCACCGGGGCCAGGTCGCGCTCGACGACGGCGCGGACTTCGACCTCAACGGCACCGTCGCCGGCCGGATGCGCCGGCAGCAGCAGATTTCCGGCCCGGACGGGTCGGAGTATGACGTCGTGCTGGAACCGCAGGCCATCGAGCGGCTGCCCGTGCCGCCGACGGTCATGCGGGAGCAGTTGCAACACCTGCTCACCCTGGCCACGACGAGGGAGAACGTGCGGGTCCGTGTCCTGCCGGTTGACGCCCGGCTCGGTCGCGGGTACGTACCGCGCTCGCCGTTCTCCCTTTACGCCTACCCGGACCCGGAGGACCTGACGCTCGTCGCCGTCGACACCGTGACGGCCGATCTGCTGGTCACCGACCCCCGGGAGGCGGACCGGTACGCGCGGCTGTTCGACCAGCTGCGCGATGCCGCGCTGTCCGAGGAGGACAGCGCAGACCTCATCCAGAAGGCGGCCGACAAGTTGGCCGCCGAAGCCTGA
- a CDS encoding DUF397 domain-containing protein translates to MAQRHLNSWFKSTKSGPNCDNCVDIKFNGGGNVEVRSSRDPQGPTIVFDAGEWDAFIAGAKAGEFDIPAHAR, encoded by the coding sequence ATGGCCCAGCGACACCTCAACTCGTGGTTCAAGAGCACCAAGTCCGGCCCGAACTGCGACAACTGCGTCGACATCAAGTTCAACGGCGGCGGCAACGTCGAGGTGCGGAGCAGCCGCGACCCGCAGGGCCCGACGATCGTCTTCGACGCGGGCGAGTGGGACGCCTTCATCGCCGGCGCGAAGGCGGGCGAGTTCGACATCCCCGCGCACGCCCGCTGA
- a CDS encoding PKD domain-containing protein — MSAVCDTPVKGKMLRATKLGVCGDPILGVGNWPVHVTSKGFVTVEYAPEIDEGEEIDQKDANGDNLVYEPARRRIKMYNVTVTAGRVDPELFTLFTGMPVVLDENGNATGMRFTSKLNLDSAVALELWSGTSQKKCVAGAVQRPRFGYFLLPQLIDGMIGDFTIENAAASFTLTGKAIENPAWGVGPYDVYLRSTGVEPLLDPMGDFDLLHMDWTMLPPPAPTCGLTARPPDGTVEKLATDATNMTAEFTATYVPPGPPVHPYTVDWGDGAQTPGPAEEAAVSHQYAAPGTYLITVTDTTTGAQRFKSFVAPSV, encoded by the coding sequence ATGTCCGCGGTGTGCGACACCCCCGTCAAGGGGAAAATGCTCCGGGCCACGAAGCTCGGGGTGTGCGGCGACCCGATCCTGGGCGTCGGGAACTGGCCGGTCCACGTCACGTCGAAGGGCTTCGTGACGGTCGAGTACGCGCCCGAGATCGACGAGGGCGAGGAGATCGACCAGAAGGACGCCAACGGCGACAACCTGGTCTACGAGCCGGCCCGGCGGCGGATCAAGATGTACAACGTGACCGTGACGGCCGGCCGGGTCGACCCGGAGCTGTTCACGCTGTTCACCGGGATGCCGGTCGTGCTCGACGAGAACGGCAACGCGACCGGGATGCGCTTCACCAGCAAGCTGAACCTCGACTCGGCGGTGGCCCTGGAGCTGTGGTCGGGCACGTCGCAGAAGAAGTGTGTGGCCGGCGCGGTGCAGCGGCCCCGGTTCGGCTACTTCCTGCTCCCGCAGCTCATCGACGGGATGATCGGCGACTTCACGATCGAGAACGCGGCGGCGAGCTTCACGCTGACCGGCAAGGCGATCGAGAACCCGGCGTGGGGCGTCGGCCCGTACGACGTCTACCTGCGGTCGACCGGCGTCGAGCCGCTGCTGGACCCGATGGGCGACTTCGACCTGCTCCACATGGACTGGACGATGCTGCCGCCTCCGGCACCGACGTGCGGCCTGACCGCGCGGCCGCCGGACGGCACGGTGGAGAAGCTGGCGACCGACGCGACGAACATGACCGCCGAGTTCACGGCGACGTACGTGCCGCCCGGCCCGCCGGTCCACCCGTACACGGTGGATTGGGGCGACGGCGCACAGACGCCCGGCCCGGCCGAGGAGGCGGCGGTCAGCCACCAGTACGCCGCCCCCGGGACGTACCTCATCACGGTCACCGACACGACGACGGGCGCGCAGCGCTTCAAGTCGTTCGTCGCGCCCTCGGTGTAG
- a CDS encoding AAA family ATPase, which produces MSSRFMPATRKKAKARIALAGPSGAGKTLTGLKLLYTLTGAMTIAEGIERIAFVDTERDSADKYAVNPELPGVGDMTPEEAGGYGFSKISPVRYDPRQLVELIDEAAVAGFTGFMLDSASHYWFGPGGILELVDLFARNHGGRSMDGWKDVRPIERAYIEALMSFPGHVVVCLRSKQKYEITEGADGKKQVSKLGMQPDQRDGLEYEFDLVGDLDQGHYLRVTKSRCDALADQVIHKPGAELGHQLLDWLDNGEPPKDLDWPKALAACSSREDLAVLWQRAQRLGKTQRLRDAFNQRGAEISAARRAAEAPGTQLDSALTEAADTPAANGRQPETAGAAR; this is translated from the coding sequence ATGAGTTCACGGTTCATGCCAGCCACCCGGAAGAAGGCGAAGGCGCGCATCGCCCTCGCCGGGCCGAGCGGCGCGGGCAAGACGCTGACCGGCCTCAAGCTGCTGTACACGCTGACCGGCGCTATGACGATCGCGGAGGGCATCGAGCGGATCGCGTTCGTCGACACCGAGCGGGACTCGGCCGACAAGTACGCGGTCAACCCGGAGCTGCCCGGCGTCGGCGACATGACGCCCGAGGAGGCCGGCGGCTACGGCTTCTCGAAGATCAGCCCGGTCAGGTACGACCCCCGGCAGCTCGTCGAGCTGATCGACGAGGCGGCGGTGGCGGGCTTCACGGGCTTCATGCTCGACTCGGCCTCGCACTACTGGTTCGGGCCGGGCGGCATCTTGGAGCTGGTCGACCTGTTCGCCCGTAACCACGGCGGCCGGTCGATGGACGGCTGGAAGGACGTGCGCCCGATCGAGCGGGCGTACATCGAGGCGCTGATGAGCTTCCCCGGACACGTCGTGGTGTGCCTGCGGTCCAAGCAGAAGTACGAGATTACCGAAGGCGCGGACGGCAAGAAGCAGGTGTCGAAGCTGGGGATGCAGCCCGACCAGCGCGACGGGCTGGAGTACGAGTTCGACCTGGTGGGCGACCTCGACCAGGGCCACTACCTGCGGGTAACGAAGAGCCGGTGCGACGCCCTGGCCGACCAGGTGATCCACAAGCCGGGCGCGGAGCTGGGCCACCAGCTGCTCGACTGGCTGGACAACGGCGAGCCGCCGAAGGACCTCGACTGGCCGAAGGCCCTCGCGGCGTGCTCGTCGCGCGAGGACCTGGCGGTGCTGTGGCAGCGGGCGCAGCGGCTCGGCAAGACGCAGAGGCTGCGCGACGCCTTCAACCAGCGGGGCGCGGAGATCTCGGCCGCCCGGCGCGCGGCGGAGGCCCCGGGCACCCAGCTCGACAGCGCGCTGACCGAGGCGGCCGACACGCCGGCCGCCAACGGCCGGCAGCCCGAGACGGCGGGAGCGGCCCGGTGA
- a CDS encoding DUF397 domain-containing protein, whose amino-acid sequence MSDPTFRHWRKSTRSDGGQNCVEVSDAVDGSVMRVRDSKDKTGPVLAFTGEGWAAFIAGAKAGAFDLA is encoded by the coding sequence ATGAGCGATCCCACCTTCCGCCACTGGCGGAAGTCCACCCGGTCCGACGGCGGCCAGAACTGCGTCGAGGTGTCCGACGCCGTTGACGGCAGCGTGATGCGCGTCCGCGACAGCAAGGACAAGACCGGCCCCGTGCTCGCCTTCACCGGCGAGGGCTGGGCCGCGTTCATCGCCGGCGCGAAGGCCGGAGCGTTCGACCTGGCCTGA